A part of Primulina eburnea isolate SZY01 chromosome 10, ASM2296580v1, whole genome shotgun sequence genomic DNA contains:
- the LOC140803218 gene encoding uncharacterized protein isoform X4 produces MGHKKRNIAPRSKASQTPPVAAADVADIAAAATSDTPTAVDFGASLHDHSPKSGARTPGKSDTVDLESDVTSANPSSASYVSIKAECERALTALRRGNHTKALRLMKDLCLKHENSPYSALIHRVQGTVCVKVSQIIDDSNAKQRHMKNAIESARRSVSLSPNSIEFAHFYANMLYEAANDGKEYEEVVVECERALGIENPMDPAKESLQEENQQKIPTAEARVAHVQAELRSLIQKSNIASISTWMKNLGNGEEKFRLIPIRRATEDPMELRLVQTRRPNEIKKATKTPEERRKEIEVRVAAARLLQQKSESTNLGNDGDSSNNSNKGLDSAPGSGQRVGERRKSGNVRKNASSAERRDWVQSYWNSMSSDKKKDMLRIKISDLKAHFSSLKDGSPSELLNKALSFGEINKAWKFWMCCRCDEKFADAGTFMRHVVQEHMGSLLPKMQSTLPQSVENDWAEMLLNCSWRPLELNAAVRMLEKHLKSETTDSPDELFPGNGNDNSKEYFVDTYCNEFEWDSSPGKKKSGDNCNFNAQDSRDFEEVEWMDCDGDQSCKESLHHENWPLSDDPERAKLLEKIHTVFKALIKNKCLASSHLSKVIHFAVEELQSLACGSQLLNSNVDQTPDCICFLGAPELEKIQTFLQEIFHSCGLGRYSDKSNAIDDSITKLRGNEVMEKICFSQDASFLVLDEHFLPCKPKRVSCDDAVNDDSSSTASSHVSYDDGVVLDSEALLSWIFTGPSSGEQLASWSHAREEKAQQGLEILQLLEKESYHLQGSCDRKCEHISYEEALQAVEDLYLEEGKKREHVIDFSRRSYDSVLKKRREELIENDNDFTIISNRFELDAITNVLKDAESLNVNQFGFEETYSGVTSHLCDLESGEEDDWRTKDYLHQVDSCIEVAIQRQKEQVSIEISKLDARIMRIVTGMRQLEVKLESVSTQDFQSVLIPLVKSFMRSHLEDLAEKDATEKSDAAREAFLAELALDSKKGIGVGVDILKNANDRTKDKKKSKESRKNKDTKATTSDEPHERIAEEILLPSAYHDEDPVSEIDVHEIDDASRLQEEEYRRRMELEAEERKLEETLEYQRQIENEAKQKHLAEQNKFFSKLCKAETVPISYTYSENNNDDKDAIEQRATIRKEPLMQEDGFTNISEGLSKNNANGDMLKTVLENGDNPQNGLFSDRRSGRRGRRHKGLAKVSDGKHPPLTTEKEDNDAGQSVPGQNLVADGESGGKTLRQLQAEEDEERFQADLKKAVRQSLDTFHAHKKPPSLSSSSTPQKELLENRDGEIRADGACGMDSYGTGLTNDVGEYNCFLNVIIQSLWHLRRFRDEFLRRSSSEHVHIGDPCVICALYGIFIALRVGSTDNRREAVAPTSLRVGLSKLYPESNFYQEGQMNDASEVLGVIFNCLHRSFTPASSASDTESEDNNCTGSWDCSNGSCIAHSIFGMDIFERMNCYSCGIESRNLKYTSFFHNINASALRTMKACPFRPKCCNNAYGACGYVP; encoded by the exons ATGGGGCATAAGAAGCGAAACATCGCTCCTCGCTCCAAGGCCTCACAGACTCCGCCAGTGGCGGCGGCGGATGTCGCAGACATCGCCGCCGCCGCCACTTCCGACACTCCCACCGCTGTTGATTTTGGTGCTTCTTTACACGACCATTCCCCTAAATCTGGTGCTAGGACACCGGGAAAATCCGATACCGTGGATTTGGAAAGTGATGTTACCAGTGCAAACCCGTCTTCTGCGTCCTATGTTTCGATAAAGGCTGAATGCGAGCGGGCCCTCACGGCTTTGAGGAGGGGGAACCATACCAAAGCCCTAAGGTTGATGAAGGATTTGTGCTTGAAACATGAGAATTCTCCTTATTCTGCATTGATTCACCGTGTTCAGGGGACTGTGTGTGTGAAAGTGTCCCAGATTATTGATGACTCAAATGCTAAACAGCGGCACATGAAAAATGCTATCGAGAGTGCTAGGAGGTCCGTGAGTTTGTCCCCTAATTCTATTGAGTTTGCACACTTCTATGCGAATATGTTGTATGAGGCCGCAAATGATGGGAAGGAGTACGAAGAGGTGGTGGTGGAGTGTGAGAGGGCCTTGGGGATAGAGAACCCCATGGACCCTGCAAAAGAGAGTTTGCAGGAGGAGAATCAGCAGAAAATTCCTACTGCCGAGGCTCGAGTTGCTCATGTTCAGGCTGAACTTCGATCTTTGATTCAGAAGTCAAACATTGCATCTATTTCGACTTGGATGAAGAATCTTGGCAATGGAGAGGAAAAGTTTCGGTTGATTCCGATCAGGAGGGCTACTGAGGATCCAATGGAGTTGAGATTGGTTCAGACTAGGAGGCCAAATGAAATCAAGAAGGCGACCAAGACTCCTGAAGAACGAAGGAAAGAGATAGAGGTAAGGGTGGCTGCTGCTCGGCTTCTACAGCAGAAGTCCGAGTCCACTAATTTGGGGAATGATGGTGACAGCAGTAATAACAGTAACAAGGGGCTGGATTCTGCTCCAGGATCGGGACAGAGAGTAGGAGAAAGAAGGAAAAGTGGCAATGTGAGGAAGAATGCCTCTTCAGCAGAGAGAAGAGATTGGGTTCAATCGTACTGGAATTCGATGAGTTCGGATAAGAAGAAAGACATGCTCAGAATTAAAATTTCGGATTTAAAGGCACATTTCAGTTCATTAAAAGATGGTTCACCAAGTGAGCTGCTTAATAAAGCCCTATCCTTCGGGGAAATAAATAAAGCGTGGAAGTTTTGGATGTGTTGTCGCTGTGATGAGAAATTTGCTGATGCTGGTACATTCATGCGGCATGTCGTGCAGGAGCATATGGGTAGTTTATTGCCTAAAATGCAGTCAACTCTTCCCCAAAGTGTGGAAAATGATTGGGCTGAAATGCTTCTTAACTGTTCTTGGAGACCTTTGGAGTTAAATGCAGCAGTTAGGATGCTTGAAAAACATTTGAAATCTGAGACAACTGATTCTCCTGATGAGCTATTCCCCGGAAACGGCAATGATAACTCGAAAGAATACTTTGTTGATACTTATTGCAATGAATTTGAATGGGATTCATCACCTGGAAAGAAGAAATCGGGTGATAATTGCAATTTCAATGCTCAGGATAGCAGAGACTTTGAAGAGGTTGAGTGGATGGACTGTGATGGAGATCAAAGTTGTAAGGAAAGTTTACATCATGAAAATTGGCCTTTGTCTGATGACCCTGAGCGTGCAAAGCTTCTAGAAAAAATCCATACTGTTTTCAAGGCACTTATCAAGAACAAATGTCTTGCATCTAGTCACCTTAGCAAGGTCATACACTTTGCAGTGGAGGAGCTTCAAAGTCTTGCGTGTGGGTCACAGCTTCTTAATTCCAATGTGGACCAAACACCTGATTGCATATGTTTTTTAGGCGCTCCAGAACTTGAAAAAATTCAGACATTTTTGCAGGAAATATTTCATTCTTGTGGACTAGGTAGATATTCTGATAAAAGTAATGCCATAGATGATTCAATCACCAAGTTGCGAGGAAATGAAGTTATGGAGAAGATATGTTTTAGCCAAGATGCATCATTTTTGGTGCTTGACGAGCATTTTCTTCCGTGCAAGCCCAAGCGCGTATCTTGTGATGATGCTGTTAATGATGATTCCAGTTCGACGGCTTCCTCACATGTCAGTTATGATGATGGTGTTGTACTCGATTCAGAAGCTTTGTTATCCTGGATATTTACAGGCCCTTCAAGTGGTGAACAATTGGCATCCTGGTCTCATGCAAGAGAAGAAAAGGCTCAGCAGGGTCTGGAAATTCTCCAGTTGCTAGAGAAGGAATCTTATCACCTGCAAGGCTCGTGTGACAGAAAATGCGAACATATAAGTTATGAGGAGGCACTACAGGCTGTGGAAGATCTCTATTTGGAAGAGGGAAAGAAAAGAGAACATGTGATAGATTTTTCCCGTAGAAGTTATGACTCTGTCCTTAAGAAAAGGCGAGAAGAGCTCATTGAAAATGACAATGACTTTACCATAATCAGTAATAGATTTGAGTTGGATGCCATAACAAATGTTCTAAAGGATGCAGAATCTCTGAATGTTAATCAATTTGGTTTTGAGGAGACTTATAGTGGCGTAACATCTCATCTTTGCGACCTAGAATCTGGTGAAGAAGATGATTGGAGAACAAAAGACTATCTGCATCAGGTTGACTCTTGCATAGAAGTTGCAATACAGCGACAGAAAGAGCAAGTTTCTATTGAG ATCAGCAAATTAGATGCAAGAATTATGCGAATAGTTACGGGGATGCGACAGTTGGAGGTTAAGCTTGAGTCAGTTTCCACACAAGATTTCCAATCAGTCTTAATACCTCTAGTAAAGTCATTTATGCGG TCTCACTTGGAAGATCTGGCAGAGAAAGATGCCACAGAAAAATCTGATGCTGCCAGAGAGGCATTTCTAGCTGAACTTGCACTGGATTCAAAGAAGGGAATTGGTGTTGGtgttgatattttaaaaaatgcgaATGACAGGACGAAGGATAAGAAAAAGAGCAAGGAGAGCCGGAAGAACAAGGATACAAAG GCTACTACTTCTGATGAGCCACATGAGCGGATTGCTGAAGAGAT ATTGCTTCCCAGTGCTTATCATGATGAGGATCCAGTGTCCGAAATTGATGTTCATGAGATTGATGATGCCTCGCGACTACAGGAAGAGGAGTACAGGCGCAGAATGGAACTTGAAGCTGAGGAAAGAAAGCTTGAAGAAACATTGGAATATCAAAGGCAAATAGAAAATGAGGCAAAACAGAAGCATCTTGCGgagcaaaataaatttttttccaaattatgtAAGGCCGAAACAGTTCCAATTTCCTATACTTACTCAGAGAACAATAATGATGACAAAGATGCCATTGAGCAGCGGGCTACTATTAGGAAG GAGCCTTTGATGCAGGAGGATGGATTTACTAACATTTCTGAAGGTCTATCAAAGAACAATGCTAACGGGGATATGCTGAAAACTG TCTTAGAAAATGGAGATAATCCACAGAATGGGTTGTTTTCTGATCGCCGGTCAGGAAGGAGAGGTAGACGACATAAGGGTCTCGCTAAGGTGAGCGACGGAAAGCATCCACCACTGACTACTGAAAAAGAAGATAATGATGCTGGTCAATCAGTGCCTGGACAAAATCTTGTTGCTGATGGTG AAAGCGGGGGAAAGACATTGAGACAGCTTCAGGCAGAGGAAGATGAAGAAAGGTTTCAGGCTGACCTTAAAAAAGCTGTACGCCAGAGCCTTG ACACATTCCATGCACATAAAAAACCTCCGTCACTATCAAGTTCATCAACACCACAAAAGGAGCTGCTAGAAAACCGTGACGGTGAAATTAGGGCGGATGGTGCTTGTGGAATGGATTCTTATGGAACAGGGTTAACAAATGATGTTGGTGAATATAATTGCTTTCTCAATGTCATAATACAG TCCTTGTGGCATCTAAGACGATTCCGAGATGAGTTTTTGCGTAGATCATCGTCAGAACATGTTCACATTGGTGACCCTTGCGTTATCTGTGCCTTATATGGAATATTCATTGCTTTGAGGGTGGGATCTACGGATAACAGAAGGGAAGCTGTTGCCCCTACCTCTTTAAGAGTTGGCTTGAGCAAGTTGTACCCGGAGAGCAATTTCTATCAGGAG GGTCAGATGAATGACGCTTCTGAAGTGCTGGGAGTCATATTCAACTGTCTTCATCGATCATTCACTCCTGCATCTAGTGCGTCTGATACAGAATCAGAAGATAACAACTGCACGGGTTCTTGGGACTGCAGCAATGGCTCTTGCATTGCTCATTCAATATTTGGAATGGACATATTTGAGAGAATGAACTGTTACAGCTGTGGCATAGAGTCCCGAAATCTGAAGTACACATCTTTCTTTCATAATATCAACGCAAGTGCTCTCAGAACAATGAAGGCATGTCCTTTTAGACCTAAGTGTTGTAATAATGCTTACGGTGCTTGTG GTTATGTGCCCTGA
- the LOC140803218 gene encoding uncharacterized protein isoform X3, which produces MGHKKRNIAPRSKASQTPPVAAADVADIAAAATSDTPTAVDFGASLHDHSPKSGARTPGKSDTVDLESDVTSANPSSASYVSIKAECERALTALRRGNHTKALRLMKDLCLKHENSPYSALIHRVQGTVCVKVSQIIDDSNAKQRHMKNAIESARRSVSLSPNSIEFAHFYANMLYEAANDGKEYEEVVVECERALGIENPMDPAKESLQEENQQKIPTAEARVAHVQAELRSLIQKSNIASISTWMKNLGNGEEKFRLIPIRRATEDPMELRLVQTRRPNEIKKATKTPEERRKEIEVRVAAARLLQQKSESTNLGNDGDSSNNSNKGLDSAPGSGQRVGERRKSGNVRKNASSAERRDWVQSYWNSMSSDKKKDMLRIKISDLKAHFSSLKDGSPSELLNKALSFGEINKAWKFWMCCRCDEKFADAGTFMRHVVQEHMGSLLPKMQSTLPQSVENDWAEMLLNCSWRPLELNAAVRMLEKHLKSETTDSPDELFPGNGNDNSKEYFVDTYCNEFEWDSSPGKKKSGDNCNFNAQDSRDFEEVEWMDCDGDQSCKESLHHENWPLSDDPERAKLLEKIHTVFKALIKNKCLASSHLSKVIHFAVEELQSLACGSQLLNSNVDQTPDCICFLGAPELEKIQTFLQEIFHSCGLGRYSDKSNAIDDSITKLRGNEVMEKICFSQDASFLVLDEHFLPCKPKRVSCDDAVNDDSSSTASSHVSYDDGVVLDSEALLSWIFTGPSSGEQLASWSHAREEKAQQGLEILQLLEKESYHLQGSCDRKCEHISYEEALQAVEDLYLEEGKKREHVIDFSRRSYDSVLKKRREELIENDNDFTIISNRFELDAITNVLKDAESLNVNQFGFEETYSGVTSHLCDLESGEEDDWRTKDYLHQVDSCIEVAIQRQKEQVSIEISKLDARIMRIVTGMRQLEVKLESVSTQDFQSVLIPLVKSFMRSHLEDLAEKDATEKSDAAREAFLAELALDSKKGIGVGVDILKNANDRTKDKKKSKESRKNKDTKATTSDEPHERIAEEILLPSAYHDEDPVSEIDVHEIDDASRLQEEEYRRRMELEAEERKLEETLEYQRQIENEAKQKHLAEQNKFFSKLCKAETVPISYTYSENNNDDKDAIEQRATIRKEDGFTNISEGLSKNNANGDMLKTVLENGDNPQNGLFSDRRSGRRGRRHKGLAKVSDGKHPPLTTEKEDNDAGQSVPGQNLVADGESGGKTLRQLQAEEDEERFQADLKKAVRQSLDTFHAHKKPPSLSSSSTPQKELLENRDGEIRADGACGMDSYGTGLTNDVGEYNCFLNVIIQSLWHLRRFRDEFLRRSSSEHVHIGDPCVICALYGIFIALRVGSTDNRREAVAPTSLRVGLSKLYPESNFYQEGQMNDASEVLGVIFNCLHRSFTPASSASDTESEDNNCTGSWDCSNGSCIAHSIFGMDIFERMNCYSCGIESRNLKYTSFFHNINASALRTMKVMCPESSFDELLNLVEMNHQLACDPDAGGCGMLNYIHHILSTPPHVFTIVLGWQNTCESVEDIIATLAALSTETDISVLYRGLDPQNRHSLVSMVCYYGQHYHCFAYSRDHVQWVMYDDKTVKVIGGWNDVLTMCERGHLQPQVLLFEAVN; this is translated from the exons ATGGGGCATAAGAAGCGAAACATCGCTCCTCGCTCCAAGGCCTCACAGACTCCGCCAGTGGCGGCGGCGGATGTCGCAGACATCGCCGCCGCCGCCACTTCCGACACTCCCACCGCTGTTGATTTTGGTGCTTCTTTACACGACCATTCCCCTAAATCTGGTGCTAGGACACCGGGAAAATCCGATACCGTGGATTTGGAAAGTGATGTTACCAGTGCAAACCCGTCTTCTGCGTCCTATGTTTCGATAAAGGCTGAATGCGAGCGGGCCCTCACGGCTTTGAGGAGGGGGAACCATACCAAAGCCCTAAGGTTGATGAAGGATTTGTGCTTGAAACATGAGAATTCTCCTTATTCTGCATTGATTCACCGTGTTCAGGGGACTGTGTGTGTGAAAGTGTCCCAGATTATTGATGACTCAAATGCTAAACAGCGGCACATGAAAAATGCTATCGAGAGTGCTAGGAGGTCCGTGAGTTTGTCCCCTAATTCTATTGAGTTTGCACACTTCTATGCGAATATGTTGTATGAGGCCGCAAATGATGGGAAGGAGTACGAAGAGGTGGTGGTGGAGTGTGAGAGGGCCTTGGGGATAGAGAACCCCATGGACCCTGCAAAAGAGAGTTTGCAGGAGGAGAATCAGCAGAAAATTCCTACTGCCGAGGCTCGAGTTGCTCATGTTCAGGCTGAACTTCGATCTTTGATTCAGAAGTCAAACATTGCATCTATTTCGACTTGGATGAAGAATCTTGGCAATGGAGAGGAAAAGTTTCGGTTGATTCCGATCAGGAGGGCTACTGAGGATCCAATGGAGTTGAGATTGGTTCAGACTAGGAGGCCAAATGAAATCAAGAAGGCGACCAAGACTCCTGAAGAACGAAGGAAAGAGATAGAGGTAAGGGTGGCTGCTGCTCGGCTTCTACAGCAGAAGTCCGAGTCCACTAATTTGGGGAATGATGGTGACAGCAGTAATAACAGTAACAAGGGGCTGGATTCTGCTCCAGGATCGGGACAGAGAGTAGGAGAAAGAAGGAAAAGTGGCAATGTGAGGAAGAATGCCTCTTCAGCAGAGAGAAGAGATTGGGTTCAATCGTACTGGAATTCGATGAGTTCGGATAAGAAGAAAGACATGCTCAGAATTAAAATTTCGGATTTAAAGGCACATTTCAGTTCATTAAAAGATGGTTCACCAAGTGAGCTGCTTAATAAAGCCCTATCCTTCGGGGAAATAAATAAAGCGTGGAAGTTTTGGATGTGTTGTCGCTGTGATGAGAAATTTGCTGATGCTGGTACATTCATGCGGCATGTCGTGCAGGAGCATATGGGTAGTTTATTGCCTAAAATGCAGTCAACTCTTCCCCAAAGTGTGGAAAATGATTGGGCTGAAATGCTTCTTAACTGTTCTTGGAGACCTTTGGAGTTAAATGCAGCAGTTAGGATGCTTGAAAAACATTTGAAATCTGAGACAACTGATTCTCCTGATGAGCTATTCCCCGGAAACGGCAATGATAACTCGAAAGAATACTTTGTTGATACTTATTGCAATGAATTTGAATGGGATTCATCACCTGGAAAGAAGAAATCGGGTGATAATTGCAATTTCAATGCTCAGGATAGCAGAGACTTTGAAGAGGTTGAGTGGATGGACTGTGATGGAGATCAAAGTTGTAAGGAAAGTTTACATCATGAAAATTGGCCTTTGTCTGATGACCCTGAGCGTGCAAAGCTTCTAGAAAAAATCCATACTGTTTTCAAGGCACTTATCAAGAACAAATGTCTTGCATCTAGTCACCTTAGCAAGGTCATACACTTTGCAGTGGAGGAGCTTCAAAGTCTTGCGTGTGGGTCACAGCTTCTTAATTCCAATGTGGACCAAACACCTGATTGCATATGTTTTTTAGGCGCTCCAGAACTTGAAAAAATTCAGACATTTTTGCAGGAAATATTTCATTCTTGTGGACTAGGTAGATATTCTGATAAAAGTAATGCCATAGATGATTCAATCACCAAGTTGCGAGGAAATGAAGTTATGGAGAAGATATGTTTTAGCCAAGATGCATCATTTTTGGTGCTTGACGAGCATTTTCTTCCGTGCAAGCCCAAGCGCGTATCTTGTGATGATGCTGTTAATGATGATTCCAGTTCGACGGCTTCCTCACATGTCAGTTATGATGATGGTGTTGTACTCGATTCAGAAGCTTTGTTATCCTGGATATTTACAGGCCCTTCAAGTGGTGAACAATTGGCATCCTGGTCTCATGCAAGAGAAGAAAAGGCTCAGCAGGGTCTGGAAATTCTCCAGTTGCTAGAGAAGGAATCTTATCACCTGCAAGGCTCGTGTGACAGAAAATGCGAACATATAAGTTATGAGGAGGCACTACAGGCTGTGGAAGATCTCTATTTGGAAGAGGGAAAGAAAAGAGAACATGTGATAGATTTTTCCCGTAGAAGTTATGACTCTGTCCTTAAGAAAAGGCGAGAAGAGCTCATTGAAAATGACAATGACTTTACCATAATCAGTAATAGATTTGAGTTGGATGCCATAACAAATGTTCTAAAGGATGCAGAATCTCTGAATGTTAATCAATTTGGTTTTGAGGAGACTTATAGTGGCGTAACATCTCATCTTTGCGACCTAGAATCTGGTGAAGAAGATGATTGGAGAACAAAAGACTATCTGCATCAGGTTGACTCTTGCATAGAAGTTGCAATACAGCGACAGAAAGAGCAAGTTTCTATTGAG ATCAGCAAATTAGATGCAAGAATTATGCGAATAGTTACGGGGATGCGACAGTTGGAGGTTAAGCTTGAGTCAGTTTCCACACAAGATTTCCAATCAGTCTTAATACCTCTAGTAAAGTCATTTATGCGG TCTCACTTGGAAGATCTGGCAGAGAAAGATGCCACAGAAAAATCTGATGCTGCCAGAGAGGCATTTCTAGCTGAACTTGCACTGGATTCAAAGAAGGGAATTGGTGTTGGtgttgatattttaaaaaatgcgaATGACAGGACGAAGGATAAGAAAAAGAGCAAGGAGAGCCGGAAGAACAAGGATACAAAG GCTACTACTTCTGATGAGCCACATGAGCGGATTGCTGAAGAGAT ATTGCTTCCCAGTGCTTATCATGATGAGGATCCAGTGTCCGAAATTGATGTTCATGAGATTGATGATGCCTCGCGACTACAGGAAGAGGAGTACAGGCGCAGAATGGAACTTGAAGCTGAGGAAAGAAAGCTTGAAGAAACATTGGAATATCAAAGGCAAATAGAAAATGAGGCAAAACAGAAGCATCTTGCGgagcaaaataaatttttttccaaattatgtAAGGCCGAAACAGTTCCAATTTCCTATACTTACTCAGAGAACAATAATGATGACAAAGATGCCATTGAGCAGCGGGCTACTATTAGGAAG GAGGATGGATTTACTAACATTTCTGAAGGTCTATCAAAGAACAATGCTAACGGGGATATGCTGAAAACTG TCTTAGAAAATGGAGATAATCCACAGAATGGGTTGTTTTCTGATCGCCGGTCAGGAAGGAGAGGTAGACGACATAAGGGTCTCGCTAAGGTGAGCGACGGAAAGCATCCACCACTGACTACTGAAAAAGAAGATAATGATGCTGGTCAATCAGTGCCTGGACAAAATCTTGTTGCTGATGGTG AAAGCGGGGGAAAGACATTGAGACAGCTTCAGGCAGAGGAAGATGAAGAAAGGTTTCAGGCTGACCTTAAAAAAGCTGTACGCCAGAGCCTTG ACACATTCCATGCACATAAAAAACCTCCGTCACTATCAAGTTCATCAACACCACAAAAGGAGCTGCTAGAAAACCGTGACGGTGAAATTAGGGCGGATGGTGCTTGTGGAATGGATTCTTATGGAACAGGGTTAACAAATGATGTTGGTGAATATAATTGCTTTCTCAATGTCATAATACAG TCCTTGTGGCATCTAAGACGATTCCGAGATGAGTTTTTGCGTAGATCATCGTCAGAACATGTTCACATTGGTGACCCTTGCGTTATCTGTGCCTTATATGGAATATTCATTGCTTTGAGGGTGGGATCTACGGATAACAGAAGGGAAGCTGTTGCCCCTACCTCTTTAAGAGTTGGCTTGAGCAAGTTGTACCCGGAGAGCAATTTCTATCAGGAG GGTCAGATGAATGACGCTTCTGAAGTGCTGGGAGTCATATTCAACTGTCTTCATCGATCATTCACTCCTGCATCTAGTGCGTCTGATACAGAATCAGAAGATAACAACTGCACGGGTTCTTGGGACTGCAGCAATGGCTCTTGCATTGCTCATTCAATATTTGGAATGGACATATTTGAGAGAATGAACTGTTACAGCTGTGGCATAGAGTCCCGAAATCTGAAGTACACATCTTTCTTTCATAATATCAACGCAAGTGCTCTCAGAACAATGAAG GTTATGTGCCCTGAGAGCTCCTTTGATGAGCTTTTGAACCTGGTGGAGATGAATCACCAGTTAGCCTGTGATCCAGATGCTGGTGGTTGTGGAATGCTTAATTATATTCATCATATTCTCTCCACTCCACCACATGTTTTCACCATAG TCCTGGGTTGGCAGAATACTTGTGAAAGTGTTGAAGATATAATAGCAACATTGGCTGCCTTATCTACTGAGACTGACATCAGTGTCCTGTACCGAGGCCTCGATCCGCAAAATAGACATTCCTTGGTATCAATG GTTTGTTACTATGGGCAACACTATCACTGTTTTGCCTACAGCCGTGATCATGTACAGTGGGTCATGTATGATGACAAAACTGTAAAG GTTATCGGTGGCTGGAATGATGTTCTTACAATGTGTGAAAGAGGACACCTCCAACCCCAAGTCCTCTTGTTTGAAGCTGTGAACTAA